Proteins encoded in a region of the Coregonus clupeaformis isolate EN_2021a chromosome 9, ASM2061545v1, whole genome shotgun sequence genome:
- the LOC121574220 gene encoding heat shock protein 30-like, which translates to MLCSQIFQSSLSPLMDFYWPVCSLWPEVQPLFCQRDLLQRNMLELKSRLELMEKLQQHIFEEMDYVPASVVIQPVSYTLEKEGEGFALTLETKDFSPEELSVKQVGRKLRVSGKTEKKQDDREGSYSYRCQEFRQEFYLHEGVNPETVTCSLDHDGKLHIEAPKNPLSAEEEVTERVVPINCSMDVKTPQFLSSQTEDSTTEDSTTEDSTTEDSTTEDSTTEGSTTEDSTTEGSTTEGSTTDPQEKQQNTIST; encoded by the coding sequence ATGCTGTGCTCCCAAATATTCCAGTCTTCCCTCAGCCCATTGATGGACTTCTACTGGCCTGTGTGTAGTCTTTGGCCAGAGGTTCAACCTCTTTTCTGCCAGCGGGATCTACTGCAGAGAAACATGCTGGAGCTCAAGAGCAGGCTGGAGCTGATGGAGAAACTTCAGCAGCACATCTTTGAGGAGATGGACTATGTCCCAGCCTCTGTGGTCATCCAACCAGTCTCCTACACactggagaaagagggagagggctTTGCCCTGACACTGGAGACTAAAGACTTCTCCCCAGAGGAGCTGTCTGTCAAGCAGGTGGGCAGGAAGCTGAGAGTCAGTGGGAAGACAGAGAAGAAGCAGGATGATAGGGAAGGCTCTTACTCTTACAGATGCCAGGAGTTCAGACAGGAGTTTTATCTGCATGAAGGGGTGAATCCTGAGACAGTCACCTGCTCCCTGGATCATGATGGGAAGCTCCACATTGAGGCTCCAAAGAATCCATTATCTGCTGAGGAGGAGGTGACTGAGAGAGTGGTGCCCATCAACTGTAGCATGGATGTGAAGACGCCACAATTCCTCAGCTCACAGACAGAGGACAGCACCACAGAGGACAGCACCACAGAGGACAGCACCACAGAGGACAGCACCACAGAGGACAGCACCACAGAGGGAAGCACCACAGAGGACAGCACCACAGAGGGAAGCACCACAGAGGGAAGCACCACAGACCCACAGGAGAAACAACAGAACACTATTTCCACATAA